From the genome of Gracilibacillus salitolerans, one region includes:
- a CDS encoding Na+/H+ antiporter NhaC family protein, producing MEGSWLAIIPFVVVIVTAMTTKQVFPGLTLGLVVGAYIVEPSLIGGIEQATQYIVESLTDINNLKIIIFLYMFSGLVGIMKASGGIKGFVELTSKKINSKREALLLTWASTLGTFSAPSFRIVTVAPIMKALLQKINMTRKELAFMIETSTQPVIVLIPIATAFVGYMVSVIEMGLQNQGIEADPYSLFIRSIPFNFFAISMIVIGTLFVIFRHPKEINQDERDPERIKDEDNTAVADELPAKPWNLIIPVSLVILFTLFLTWWDGNQQGYGVFQAFIEADVLQAMVVALFITLLITVFMQIIQKNSLKTTIHEFIEAGNNLMSVILLLAVVWALSSVTEDLGFSTFVTNNVDWVPSMFIPPVMFLIGAFVSYFIGSSWGTWGILMPLGISLAQAADASLPLVIGAVFASGSFGSIASPLSDNNNTIAGLLNINAMQYARYKLVPALIALTISAVLYGVMTYIL from the coding sequence ATGGAAGGTAGTTGGCTTGCGATTATCCCTTTTGTTGTTGTTATTGTTACAGCAATGACAACAAAGCAAGTATTTCCAGGATTGACGCTTGGATTAGTAGTTGGAGCTTATATTGTCGAACCATCCTTAATTGGAGGTATTGAACAAGCCACGCAATATATTGTTGAAAGCTTAACAGATATTAACAACTTAAAAATCATCATTTTTTTATATATGTTTTCAGGATTAGTCGGGATTATGAAAGCATCTGGAGGTATTAAAGGTTTTGTCGAACTTACTTCCAAAAAAATTAACTCAAAAAGGGAAGCATTATTGTTAACCTGGGCTTCTACTCTCGGTACGTTCAGTGCTCCTAGCTTTCGAATCGTAACAGTAGCACCCATTATGAAGGCATTATTACAAAAAATTAACATGACTCGTAAAGAGCTTGCCTTTATGATTGAAACAAGTACACAACCTGTCATTGTTTTAATTCCAATTGCTACTGCTTTTGTCGGTTATATGGTTTCCGTCATCGAAATGGGATTACAAAATCAAGGAATTGAAGCAGATCCTTATTCATTGTTTATCCGCAGCATTCCGTTTAATTTTTTTGCGATATCGATGATAGTTATCGGTACGTTGTTCGTGATATTTCGCCATCCAAAAGAAATTAATCAAGATGAACGAGATCCTGAGCGAATAAAAGATGAAGACAACACCGCTGTAGCGGATGAACTACCTGCAAAACCATGGAATTTAATCATTCCTGTCTCGTTAGTCATTTTGTTTACTTTGTTCCTCACTTGGTGGGATGGAAATCAACAAGGATATGGGGTTTTCCAGGCTTTTATTGAAGCGGATGTCTTACAGGCAATGGTAGTGGCGTTATTTATCACTTTATTAATCACGGTTTTCATGCAAATCATCCAAAAAAATTCATTAAAAACTACTATTCATGAATTCATTGAAGCTGGAAATAACTTAATGTCCGTTATTCTGTTATTAGCCGTTGTGTGGGCATTATCCTCTGTTACAGAAGACCTTGGTTTTTCAACGTTTGTTACGAATAATGTAGATTGGGTACCATCGATGTTTATTCCTCCCGTTATGTTTTTAATCGGTGCTTTTGTTTCCTATTTTATTGGATCATCCTGGGGAACTTGGGGTATCTTGATGCCACTTGGTATTTCTCTGGCACAAGCTGCAGATGCATCCTTACCTTTAGTAATTGGAGCCGTATTTGCCAGCGGATCATTTGGTTCCATCGCTTCACCGCTAAGTGATAATAATAATACGATTGCTGGATTGTTGAATATTAATGCCATGCAATACGCACGGTATAAATTAGTTCCCGCCTTAATCGCACTAACTATTTCTGCTGTTTTATATGGTGTAATGACCTATATCTTATAA
- a CDS encoding RluA family pseudouridine synthase: MSKPRQNPNMEQYKVDKPAELLPFLLSIMSQQSRNSVKSILTRGQVFVNNQEVTKHDFMLEPGYTVTIQKNKAAKAATFEKMNILYEDDAIIVIEKDAGLLSIATEKEKSLTAYKQLMTYVRKINPKNRIYVVHRLDRETSGVMLFAKSEQVKQTLQNGWKDMVKERSYVALVEGILNKREDTITSWLKESKTFKMFSSEKPNDGKKAITHYKVIKANNNLSLLSVYLETGRKNQIRVHMSDIGHPIVGDKKYGSKVNPIGRLGLHAIVLAIKHPVTGELLRFKSDIPKVFLKKR; the protein is encoded by the coding sequence ATGAGTAAACCTAGACAGAACCCCAACATGGAACAATATAAGGTGGACAAGCCAGCAGAACTCCTTCCTTTCTTACTCTCTATCATGTCACAACAAAGTCGTAATTCCGTTAAATCAATCCTTACTCGTGGGCAAGTTTTTGTAAATAATCAGGAAGTGACCAAACATGATTTTATGCTCGAACCTGGATACACGGTCACAATTCAAAAAAATAAAGCAGCAAAAGCAGCTACTTTTGAAAAAATGAATATTCTTTATGAAGATGATGCGATCATCGTTATTGAAAAGGATGCAGGCTTGCTATCCATTGCTACCGAAAAAGAAAAATCTCTAACAGCCTACAAACAATTGATGACCTACGTTCGTAAAATCAATCCAAAGAATCGTATTTATGTTGTACATCGACTTGATCGAGAAACTTCAGGAGTAATGTTGTTTGCTAAAAGTGAGCAGGTAAAGCAAACATTACAAAATGGATGGAAGGATATGGTAAAGGAGCGTTCTTATGTAGCGCTAGTTGAGGGAATTTTAAACAAACGGGAAGACACGATCACTTCTTGGTTAAAGGAAAGTAAAACGTTTAAAATGTTCTCAAGTGAGAAACCGAATGATGGAAAAAAGGCGATTACACACTACAAGGTAATTAAAGCCAACAACAACTTGTCGTTACTATCTGTTTATTTAGAAACAGGTAGAAAAAATCAAATTCGAGTTCATATGTCTGACATTGGTCATCCAATAGTTGGTGATAAGAAATATGGATCGAAAGTAAATCCAATCGGTAGACTTGGGTTGCATGCAATCGTATTAGCGATTAAACATCCAGTTACAGGAGAGCTATTACGTTTTAAATCTGATATTCCAAAAGTGTTTTTGAAGAAAAGATAG
- a CDS encoding YesL family protein, translating to MNGFYKFSDCLLKLSVTNILWILFSLMGIVIFGFFPATIAMFTVVRKIMLKEDVAVLRTFWKVYKTEFWKSNLLGLILVIIGYIFYIDLNYLKHSTNVIQFLYAPLLIMNFIYGLSLLYIFPVYAEYKLRIPMLIKNAFLLMVLYPIFTISMILFCIIFYHIMIIVPSLIIFFSGSVTSYILMKFANLAFQKNSQKLNQNIAKEISDIK from the coding sequence ATGAATGGCTTCTATAAGTTTTCTGATTGCTTACTTAAATTATCTGTTACAAATATTTTATGGATTTTGTTTTCTTTAATGGGAATAGTTATTTTTGGTTTTTTTCCTGCAACTATCGCTATGTTCACAGTAGTTAGGAAAATTATGTTAAAAGAAGATGTCGCCGTATTACGAACATTTTGGAAGGTATACAAAACCGAATTCTGGAAGAGTAACTTATTAGGTCTTATCTTAGTAATTATAGGATATATCTTTTATATTGACTTAAATTATTTAAAACACAGTACGAATGTCATTCAATTTTTGTATGCACCTTTACTAATTATGAACTTTATATATGGTCTTTCTCTTTTATATATTTTCCCCGTATATGCGGAATACAAGTTACGTATTCCGATGCTAATTAAGAACGCATTTCTATTAATGGTTCTTTATCCTATCTTCACAATTTCGATGATACTTTTCTGCATTATTTTCTACCATATCATGATAATAGTTCCAAGCCTGATCATTTTCTTTAGCGGAAGTGTTACATCGTATATATTAATGAAGTTTGCCAATTTGGCTTTTCAAAAAAACTCACAAAAATTAAACCAAAACATAGCTAAGGAAATATCCGATATTAAATGA
- a CDS encoding response regulator transcription factor: MYSLIVVDDEKVVRDGFRQFINWEELGFELIKDFEDGKEAKDFLQTNRVDVVMTDIEMLQISGIELSSYIYKKCPDTKTILVSGYKDFEYAKKAIEYNVSKYLIKPAELDEIKSLFQELKEELDQERKLKEMESHYKQKYENALPLLQEQLLLNIGSGNIKNKEELKLRMAAINLPTKIVDYSCAIIHTNVIDNVNGISHHQLTESLKVFFNQEKKGVYFITSSQNAELLRILVLSSHPKDIVISKINSVISEITTSMRRNFGIQISFEYGSIYSDIMELSRYISKDNLSNADDGNYQTTGLNIQEYREFIQEYKNFVPLIIKGEKEEVTEKLNVTMKKLSTLPIQEIQRLSIDLLSMITHVLVEMGVNIFTLNNGNSTYHQILHIDDIRGIQKYCNASLYEFISYFEKSKSNISSTHHLIEKAKKYINNNYYRDLSLEEVSEHVFLNHAYFSRLFKQLTGQNFSDYLTNIRIKKSIELLKENKYKTYEISEKVGYKSSKYFSRVFKQITGYTPREYCRKYVTESSFVNEIS, translated from the coding sequence ATGTATAGTCTGATTGTTGTAGATGACGAGAAAGTTGTACGTGATGGTTTTCGACAATTTATAAACTGGGAGGAATTGGGCTTCGAATTAATTAAAGATTTCGAAGATGGTAAGGAAGCCAAAGATTTTCTGCAAACAAACAGAGTCGATGTAGTTATGACAGATATAGAAATGCTGCAAATTAGTGGTATTGAACTTTCTAGTTATATTTACAAAAAATGTCCCGATACTAAGACGATACTAGTAAGTGGCTATAAAGATTTTGAATACGCAAAAAAAGCTATTGAATACAATGTAAGCAAATACCTTATTAAGCCAGCAGAGTTAGATGAGATAAAATCTTTATTTCAAGAGTTAAAAGAAGAATTAGATCAAGAAAGAAAACTGAAAGAAATGGAAAGTCACTATAAACAAAAATATGAAAATGCATTACCTCTTCTGCAAGAACAACTCCTCTTAAATATAGGATCTGGAAATATTAAAAATAAAGAGGAATTAAAACTAAGAATGGCGGCCATTAATTTACCAACAAAAATTGTCGATTATAGTTGTGCAATTATTCATACGAACGTGATAGACAATGTGAATGGGATCTCTCATCATCAATTAACCGAAAGCTTAAAAGTATTTTTTAATCAAGAAAAAAAAGGCGTATATTTTATTACATCCTCCCAAAACGCGGAATTGTTAAGAATACTAGTTTTATCTTCTCATCCGAAAGACATAGTGATATCAAAAATAAATAGTGTTATTTCAGAAATCACCACATCCATGCGACGAAACTTTGGTATCCAAATATCTTTTGAATACGGGAGTATTTATTCAGATATAATGGAATTATCAAGATATATTTCTAAGGATAATCTAAGCAATGCTGATGATGGAAACTACCAAACTACTGGGTTGAATATTCAGGAATATAGGGAATTTATACAAGAGTATAAAAATTTCGTTCCACTTATTATTAAAGGGGAAAAGGAAGAAGTTACGGAAAAACTGAATGTTACAATGAAGAAATTAAGTACGTTACCTATACAAGAAATACAACGATTAAGTATTGATTTGCTTTCTATGATTACACATGTCCTTGTGGAAATGGGGGTGAATATCTTTACATTAAATAATGGAAATTCCACGTATCATCAGATTTTACATATCGATGATATTAGGGGAATTCAAAAGTATTGTAATGCCTCTCTGTATGAATTTATTTCCTATTTTGAAAAGAGTAAATCAAATATTAGTTCTACGCATCATTTAATAGAAAAGGCAAAAAAATATATTAATAATAATTATTATCGAGATTTGTCTCTAGAGGAAGTATCTGAGCATGTCTTCCTCAATCATGCTTACTTTAGCCGATTATTCAAACAATTAACTGGTCAGAATTTTTCTGATTATTTAACTAACATTAGAATTAAAAAATCGATTGAATTGCTAAAGGAGAATAAATATAAAACATATGAAATAAGCGAAAAAGTAGGCTATAAAAGTAGTAAATATTTTTCGAGAGTTTTCAAACAAATTACAGGGTATACGCCAAGGGAGTATTGTAGAAAATATGTAACTGAGAGTAGTTTTGTTAATGAAATATCATGA
- a CDS encoding sensor histidine kinase gives MKYHEIWQIISSYKFKSLFIRNFLIILFLIVIPLIAMNMIVYHNMNKTFEAEIESQNNNSLQTVVDTLNNLYNDTNRLAAQLALQNEVQYYLYTSYYPNEGVDKTRSLLNMYTNTYDHIHSIIIYSEQKESVITNQYFGPVQEYADQTWLEEYEKIDKNHTYVLPLKYDNFFPYFLSVIKPVFIDGNKLGTIIINLNIRDLRPVIESSSGEFFDSIYVVDNNTKKVLYNKEISLFQKTFTDLYDANWMLTSDLFYAKNVTIEENQMLVSNENLESLDWSVITLLSLNRFEEQKQHIRNFMYTFIIFSIFIAFIITLIITLRTYKPLGEVISVLDKPERTLQAKNKINKNELMYIYNKIKNNYNNRLDMEKELDDRLELLNKAQMLALQAQINPHFLSNALETMKWNAMMLTGGENDLSKMAVSLSKLLRLTIGSDQNIISIGTEIELDKKYVHIMEMRFKDQFKVEWNLNEKLLEYETILLTLQPIIENAIYHGIRPMKKFGTIVVEIQEHEECIRWIVKDNGIGMHKEELDKLNTHLQDKFNLEGTHVGIRNVNHRIKLLFGEEYGVKVWSERDRGTKVEVKIPKYRSKII, from the coding sequence ATGAAATATCATGAAATATGGCAAATAATATCCAGTTATAAATTTAAAAGCTTGTTTATCCGCAATTTTTTAATTATTTTATTCCTAATCGTTATACCTTTAATTGCGATGAATATGATCGTTTATCACAATATGAATAAAACATTTGAAGCGGAAATTGAATCGCAAAATAATAATTCATTGCAAACCGTGGTAGATACGCTAAATAATCTATACAATGATACCAATCGTTTAGCTGCCCAATTAGCGCTTCAAAATGAAGTCCAGTATTATCTTTATACGAGTTATTACCCAAATGAAGGCGTAGATAAAACAAGAAGCTTACTAAATATGTACACAAACACATATGATCATATTCACTCTATTATTATCTATTCCGAACAAAAAGAAAGTGTTATTACTAATCAATATTTTGGGCCAGTTCAGGAATATGCAGATCAAACGTGGTTGGAAGAGTATGAAAAAATTGATAAAAATCACACCTATGTTTTGCCACTGAAATATGATAATTTTTTCCCATATTTCCTTAGTGTTATCAAACCTGTTTTTATCGATGGAAACAAGTTAGGAACAATTATAATAAATCTAAATATTAGAGACCTTAGACCTGTTATCGAAAGTAGTAGTGGTGAATTTTTTGATTCCATTTATGTGGTGGATAATAATACAAAAAAAGTCCTGTATAATAAAGAAATATCATTATTTCAAAAAACTTTCACTGATTTGTATGACGCCAACTGGATGCTGACAAGCGATCTGTTTTATGCAAAAAATGTAACAATAGAGGAAAATCAAATGTTGGTATCAAATGAGAATTTAGAGTCTTTAGACTGGTCTGTCATCACATTGCTCTCGCTAAATCGTTTTGAAGAACAGAAGCAGCACATCAGAAATTTCATGTATACTTTTATCATTTTTAGTATTTTTATTGCATTTATTATTACTTTGATCATTACTTTAAGAACATATAAACCATTAGGTGAAGTAATTTCTGTTCTAGACAAACCTGAAAGAACACTCCAGGCAAAGAACAAAATCAACAAAAATGAGCTTATGTATATTTATAATAAAATCAAAAATAATTATAATAATCGTTTGGATATGGAAAAAGAATTAGACGATAGGCTGGAATTATTAAATAAGGCACAAATGTTAGCATTACAGGCTCAAATAAATCCTCATTTTCTTTCTAATGCATTAGAAACAATGAAATGGAATGCTATGATGCTTACGGGTGGAGAAAATGATTTATCAAAGATGGCGGTTTCCCTATCGAAATTGTTAAGGCTAACAATAGGATCAGATCAGAATATTATTTCTATAGGGACGGAAATTGAATTAGATAAAAAATACGTTCATATTATGGAAATGCGCTTTAAAGATCAATTTAAAGTTGAATGGAATTTAAATGAGAAGTTATTAGAATATGAGACGATATTACTTACCTTGCAGCCGATTATCGAGAATGCAATCTATCATGGAATTAGACCAATGAAAAAATTCGGAACCATTGTCGTTGAAATTCAAGAACACGAAGAATGTATCCGCTGGATTGTAAAAGACAATGGAATCGGCATGCATAAAGAAGAATTAGACAAATTGAATACACACTTACAAGATAAATTTAATTTAGAAGGGACACATGTTGGTATAAGAAATGTAAACCATAGAATTAAGTTATTATTTGGTGAGGAATACGGGGTAAAAGTTTGGAGTGAAAGGGACAGAGGGACAAAGGTTGAGGTGAAAATCCCTAAATACCGTTCTAAAATAATATAA
- a CDS encoding ABC transporter permease, whose product MAFKNFQYNLGIFGSPWVGWKNFEFFFTSNDAWRVLRNTVGYSLLFIVVNNVVALTMALLLNEVKNKFVLKIHQTSMLLPNFLSWVLVGFITYIFLNPTVGTLNQLLDFIGLDPINWYQEPKYWPAILTLTNLWKGIGLATLIYYAALLGVDPQLYEAARIDGANKIKQALHISVPAILPVFTILTILAIGDTFRGDFGLFYQIPRDVGLLYPTTDIIDTYIFRGLRTGDLSITAAVGLFQSVVGLILILIVNGIVRKISPEKALF is encoded by the coding sequence ATGGCCTTTAAAAATTTCCAATATAATTTGGGGATATTCGGAAGTCCGTGGGTTGGTTGGAAAAACTTTGAGTTTTTCTTCACCTCAAATGATGCCTGGAGAGTGTTAAGAAACACAGTTGGTTATAGTTTATTATTTATTGTTGTTAATAATGTTGTTGCCTTAACAATGGCGTTATTACTAAATGAAGTAAAAAATAAATTTGTTTTGAAAATACATCAAACTTCTATGTTATTACCCAATTTCCTATCATGGGTTTTAGTAGGTTTTATTACGTATATCTTTTTAAATCCAACAGTAGGAACATTAAATCAATTACTAGATTTTATAGGATTGGACCCGATTAATTGGTATCAAGAACCTAAGTATTGGCCAGCTATTTTAACCTTAACTAATTTATGGAAGGGGATTGGCTTAGCTACTTTAATATATTATGCAGCTTTACTTGGAGTTGATCCCCAATTATATGAAGCGGCAAGGATTGATGGAGCCAATAAAATTAAACAAGCATTACATATATCTGTTCCTGCTATTTTACCGGTGTTCACTATATTAACTATCTTAGCGATCGGTGATACATTCCGGGGAGATTTTGGTCTCTTTTACCAAATTCCTAGAGATGTTGGTTTACTATATCCAACTACTGATATTATAGATACTTATATTTTTAGGGGATTAAGAACTGGAGATCTTAGTATTACAGCAGCAGTAGGGTTATTTCAATCAGTAGTAGGTTTGATCTTAATCCTAATTGTAAATGGTATTGTTCGAAAAATCAGTCCAGAGAAAGCACTATTTTAG
- a CDS encoding carbohydrate ABC transporter permease, which produces MKAKYFIHVIFIVFSAIFIIPFLYAISISLTSESIIQEHGYKLIPPYLDFIAYQTIFRNLEEIVRAYGVTIFTTFVGTFLSILVMALCAYPLSRPDFKWRYPLTFIIFFTMIFGGGLIPTYILITQYYGLGNTIWVYIFPTLANAFHIIIFRTFFAGLPFSLIESAKLDGASELKIFFQIILPLSKPVIATIGLFNLLVRWNEWMTALIYIRDSELYTLQFLLQRILMEVEFINNIADQLPIGFGTMDVPTETVRFAMAIVAAGPMLFVFPFFQKYFAEGLTIGGVKG; this is translated from the coding sequence ATGAAAGCAAAATATTTTATTCACGTTATATTTATTGTATTTAGTGCTATATTTATTATTCCATTCTTATACGCTATTTCTATTTCTTTAACTAGTGAAAGTATTATTCAAGAACATGGTTATAAACTTATTCCACCTTATTTAGATTTTATTGCGTATCAGACTATTTTCAGAAACTTAGAAGAGATTGTAAGGGCGTATGGTGTTACGATATTCACTACTTTTGTAGGAACTTTTCTTAGTATCTTAGTAATGGCTTTGTGTGCTTATCCATTATCACGTCCAGATTTCAAATGGAGATACCCACTTACTTTTATTATATTTTTTACTATGATTTTTGGTGGAGGTTTAATTCCAACTTATATTTTGATCACTCAGTACTATGGTCTTGGTAATACGATTTGGGTATATATATTCCCAACACTTGCTAATGCGTTTCATATCATTATTTTTAGAACGTTTTTTGCTGGTTTACCTTTTAGTTTGATTGAATCAGCAAAACTAGATGGTGCTAGTGAATTGAAAATCTTTTTCCAGATTATTTTACCATTATCTAAACCAGTTATAGCAACAATCGGGCTATTTAATCTATTAGTAAGATGGAATGAATGGATGACTGCCCTTATTTATATCAGAGATTCTGAATTATATACATTACAGTTCTTGCTGCAAAGAATTTTAATGGAAGTGGAATTTATTAACAATATTGCGGATCAGTTGCCAATAGGATTCGGTACAATGGATGTACCAACTGAAACTGTTAGGTTTGCAATGGCAATTGTTGCTGCAGGGCCAATGTTGTTTGTTTTTCCTTTCTTTCAAAAATACTTTGCAGAAGGACTCACTATTGGTGGAGTTAAAGGCTAA
- a CDS encoding ABC transporter substrate-binding protein: MLKKNWFLSILLLLFISLFIVACSNDDANTNDTEEQSSDNNENAENSDENEEVTLQWLVPSIDQPDQDKVWAEFNEKLQEYLPNTTVEFENVTIPEYGERWQLVASAQEPIDIAWSFWSTPLVQEVEKGAYMDLTELMSEYAPDLVNELDATLLDFGKVDEKQYAIPNWQPMTDMRVTMRTAKEDFEELWSKEESEQVFYSRDERPLNQEAYDALSDYFQRIQDARGSVEVNPYTIEQMQQGQLISNPFAIRIQDDNYEVVNKVELPEMKLFFDNMNNWYEKGFIREDIVANPDGGSEEAIHFHAYFPGDELAEPEKEFVPLGENYYISQLTHSSNTVIPSSSDNPERAMQLIELMHTEKGKDLFNFLLWGNEGEHYEKINDNRIETIDYPGSFPANPGSEAPYGLTHYFTGNTLNAWETQANPEGHWDTLGEIHDNAWKSPLIGFKPDLEPVRTQVAQIETIYTEYWETLSTGSASNYEELYEQMLERMNGSGAQEIIDELQSQVDAFVEENGL; the protein is encoded by the coding sequence ATGTTAAAGAAAAACTGGTTTTTATCGATTTTACTTTTGCTTTTTATTAGTTTGTTTATAGTAGCTTGCTCAAATGATGATGCGAACACAAATGATACAGAAGAGCAATCTTCTGATAATAATGAGAATGCAGAAAATAGTGATGAAAATGAGGAAGTTACTTTACAATGGTTAGTCCCTTCAATAGATCAACCAGATCAAGATAAAGTCTGGGCTGAATTTAATGAGAAATTACAAGAATATTTACCAAATACAACAGTAGAATTTGAAAATGTAACGATTCCAGAATATGGAGAAAGATGGCAATTAGTAGCTTCTGCTCAGGAACCAATTGACATTGCTTGGAGTTTTTGGAGTACACCATTGGTACAAGAGGTAGAAAAAGGGGCTTATATGGATTTAACAGAGTTAATGTCTGAATATGCTCCGGATTTAGTGAATGAATTAGATGCTACATTACTAGACTTTGGTAAAGTGGATGAGAAACAGTATGCTATACCTAACTGGCAACCAATGACAGATATGCGTGTAACGATGAGAACGGCAAAAGAGGATTTTGAAGAATTATGGAGTAAAGAGGAATCAGAACAAGTTTTTTATTCACGAGATGAGCGTCCATTAAATCAAGAGGCTTACGATGCACTAAGTGACTACTTTCAAAGAATACAAGATGCACGAGGTAGTGTAGAGGTAAATCCATATACTATCGAACAAATGCAACAAGGTCAGTTGATCAGTAATCCTTTTGCGATTAGAATTCAGGATGATAATTATGAAGTAGTTAATAAAGTAGAATTACCAGAAATGAAATTGTTTTTCGATAATATGAACAATTGGTATGAGAAAGGTTTTATTAGGGAAGATATTGTTGCTAATCCGGATGGGGGAAGTGAAGAAGCTATTCACTTTCATGCATATTTCCCAGGAGATGAATTAGCTGAACCGGAAAAAGAATTTGTACCTCTTGGAGAAAACTATTATATTTCACAGTTAACTCATTCATCTAATACTGTTATACCATCATCTTCCGATAATCCCGAACGTGCTATGCAATTAATTGAATTAATGCATACAGAAAAAGGAAAAGATTTATTCAATTTCTTGCTATGGGGAAATGAAGGTGAGCATTATGAGAAAATAAATGATAATCGTATTGAAACAATCGATTACCCGGGATCGTTTCCTGCAAATCCTGGTTCTGAGGCACCATATGGTTTAACTCATTACTTTACTGGTAATACATTAAACGCTTGGGAAACACAAGCAAATCCTGAAGGACATTGGGATACATTAGGTGAAATTCATGATAATGCTTGGAAGTCACCATTGATTGGATTTAAACCAGATTTGGAACCGGTAAGAACACAAGTAGCACAAATAGAAACCATTTATACAGAATACTGGGAAACTTTAAGTACTGGTTCAGCCTCTAACTATGAAGAATTATATGAACAAATGCTTGAGAGAATGAATGGATCAGGTGCCCAGGAAATAATTGATGAACTACAGAGTCAAGTAGATGCATTTGTAGAGGAAAATGGATTGTAA
- a CDS encoding family 43 glycosylhydrolase has protein sequence MNLLKNGSLWKDSDGNPIHAHGGFIIYYDNFYYWYGEDRRDDYYVNCYRSKDLANWEFRNHVLTTDSKTKHTRVRTQLSLVNGDHTKVNIERPKVLFNPLTKKFILWAHFENGKDYSEAAAAIASCDTPDGNFVYHGHMNPFGYMSRDCTLFQDDDGTAYFISAARDNADLHIYRLSSDYMNVDKLVRKLWQGEYREAPAVFKRKERYYMVSSYCTGWAPNQGKYATSDSMDGNWTLLENFGDETTYDTQPAFVLKLNEEEILYYSDRWDAENYINSSYVLLPLQFEEEKLILKYYDQYEIDDDKNIQFK, from the coding sequence ATGAATTTATTGAAAAACGGTTCACTTTGGAAAGATTCTGATGGAAACCCAATCCATGCTCATGGAGGGTTTATCATTTATTATGACAATTTTTATTATTGGTATGGAGAAGACCGTCGAGATGATTACTATGTCAATTGTTATCGATCTAAAGATCTAGCTAATTGGGAATTTAGAAATCATGTATTAACAACAGATTCGAAAACAAAGCATACTAGAGTTCGAACACAATTAAGTCTTGTGAATGGAGATCATACAAAAGTAAATATTGAACGACCAAAAGTATTGTTTAATCCACTGACAAAAAAGTTTATTTTATGGGCACATTTTGAAAATGGTAAAGACTATAGCGAAGCGGCTGCAGCAATCGCAAGTTGTGATACTCCTGATGGGAATTTTGTTTACCATGGTCATATGAACCCTTTTGGTTATATGTCAAGAGATTGCACACTATTTCAAGATGATGATGGAACAGCATATTTCATCTCAGCGGCAAGAGATAATGCAGATTTACATATTTACCGATTAAGTAGTGACTACATGAATGTAGACAAATTAGTTCGCAAGTTATGGCAAGGTGAATATAGAGAGGCGCCAGCAGTGTTTAAAAGAAAGGAGAGATACTATATGGTCTCTTCATACTGCACAGGCTGGGCGCCTAATCAAGGGAAATATGCTACAAGTGATAGTATGGATGGTAATTGGACACTTCTGGAAAACTTCGGAGACGAAACGACTTATGATACACAGCCTGCTTTTGTACTGAAGTTAAATGAGGAGGAAATATTGTATTATTCAGATCGCTGGGATGCCGAAAATTATATTAATTCAAGTTATGTACTCTTACCACTCCAGTTTGAAGAAGAAAAATTAATATTAAAATATTATGATCAATATGAAATAGATGACGATAAGAATATTCAATTTAAGTAG